Proteins encoded within one genomic window of Chlorobaculum sp. MV4-Y:
- a CDS encoding S41 family peptidase: MLDAYRLIRSYYVDPVNADSLQSAGVRGMVQSLDPHSIYLEPEKAAITQSNFNGNFEGIGIEFDVVRDTLLVVTPLAGGPSESAGIMPGDRIVSIDSKNVIGIKPAAVLSKLRGERGTRVSLRIYRPLIRRMIDFRVTRDKISTTSIDAAFLDDANTGYIRIGQFVETTASEFHKAVQKLRDKGMRQLIIDVRGNPGGYLDQAVTIADELLPAGKLIVYTKSRHGGDDQMKYSSTSGGVFETGPLCLLVDRGSASAAEILAGALQDNHRALLIGELTFGKGLVQRQFKLPDNSVVRLTVSRYYTPSGRQIQREYDEGFSGRERYYKEMFTRNLPGNFMKKYGGLLYREGQDISVYSTGTLLKSASADSLRAMLAKAGGIMPDYWVFGKPYSNLYQELYAKGVIEDIALKLIDAPDDPVQKFRHSAAAYLDNYHVPANLEALVKKGCEESKLTLDQSEFNRDRADIALALKARIARHLFGTEEQIRVLLREGDPVMKVARHFIEKKAS, translated from the coding sequence ATGCTTGATGCCTACAGGCTAATCAGGTCGTATTATGTTGATCCAGTTAATGCCGATAGCCTGCAAAGCGCGGGAGTTCGAGGCATGGTGCAGTCGCTCGATCCCCACTCCATCTATCTCGAGCCGGAAAAAGCCGCAATCACCCAGTCAAATTTCAATGGCAATTTTGAGGGAATCGGTATAGAATTCGATGTCGTGCGCGATACCCTGCTGGTGGTTACGCCGCTTGCGGGCGGGCCGAGCGAGTCGGCCGGAATCATGCCCGGCGACAGGATCGTCTCGATCGACTCGAAAAATGTCATCGGCATCAAGCCCGCGGCTGTTCTCTCCAAACTCAGGGGCGAGCGCGGCACCAGAGTCAGTCTCAGGATATACCGGCCTCTGATCCGCCGGATGATCGATTTCCGGGTCACTCGTGACAAAATCTCGACCACGAGCATCGACGCAGCGTTTCTCGATGATGCCAATACCGGCTACATCCGGATTGGCCAGTTTGTCGAAACGACAGCAAGCGAGTTTCATAAAGCGGTGCAGAAGCTGCGTGACAAGGGAATGCGGCAGCTTATTATCGATGTGCGGGGCAATCCTGGCGGCTATCTCGATCAGGCCGTCACCATCGCCGACGAACTGCTTCCGGCGGGCAAGCTCATTGTCTATACCAAAAGTCGGCATGGCGGTGACGACCAGATGAAGTACTCTTCGACCTCCGGCGGTGTTTTTGAAACAGGGCCGCTCTGCCTCCTGGTTGATCGCGGGAGCGCGTCGGCAGCCGAAATTCTTGCCGGGGCGCTGCAAGACAACCATCGCGCCCTGCTCATCGGCGAGCTGACCTTCGGCAAGGGACTGGTGCAGCGACAGTTCAAGTTGCCCGATAACTCAGTAGTCAGGCTGACCGTTTCGAGATACTACACCCCGTCCGGACGGCAGATTCAGCGCGAATATGACGAGGGCTTCTCCGGGCGTGAGCGCTATTACAAGGAGATGTTCACCCGGAATCTGCCCGGTAATTTTATGAAAAAGTATGGCGGCCTTCTGTACCGGGAGGGGCAGGATATTTCGGTTTACAGCACCGGAACCTTGTTGAAGAGCGCTTCGGCGGACAGTCTCCGCGCCATGCTGGCCAAAGCGGGCGGCATCATGCCCGATTACTGGGTTTTTGGCAAGCCCTACTCCAACCTGTACCAGGAGCTTTACGCGAAGGGCGTCATCGAGGATATTGCCCTGAAGCTGATTGACGCTCCCGATGATCCGGTCCAGAAGTTTCGCCACTCGGCGGCAGCATACCTCGATAACTATCATGTTCCCGCCAATCTCGAAGCGCTGGTCAAAAAGGGATGCGAGGAGTCGAAGCTCACTTTAGACCAGTCAGAGTTCAATCGTGACCGGGCCGATATAGCTCTTGCGCTCAAGGCAAGAATTGCCAGGCACCTGTTTGGAACTGAAGAGCAGATCAGGGTGTTATTGCGTGAAGGTGATCCTGTTATGAAGGTCGCGCGGCATTTCATCGAAAAGAAGGCTTCATGA
- a CDS encoding RidA family protein, protein MISNEENLKNAGILLPEIPSPAGLYQPAIRIGDLIYTSGQLPLVGAKLMEPGGKGRVSEACEQEATKAARTAALNAVAVLRSVTGNLDTVARIVKLTIYVSSAEGFTNQHKVANGASELVCEIFGESGRHVRVAVGVLALPLDASVEVELIAYCPLIRD, encoded by the coding sequence ATGATATCTAATGAAGAAAATCTGAAGAACGCCGGTATTCTTCTCCCGGAAATCCCTTCACCAGCGGGACTTTACCAGCCAGCGATACGAATTGGTGATCTGATTTACACCTCAGGCCAATTACCGCTGGTTGGCGCCAAACTGATGGAGCCAGGAGGAAAGGGAAGGGTGAGCGAAGCGTGCGAACAGGAGGCGACGAAGGCCGCCAGAACGGCCGCGCTGAATGCGGTTGCGGTACTCCGATCCGTTACCGGAAATCTTGACACCGTGGCGAGAATCGTGAAGCTGACAATCTATGTTTCGAGTGCTGAAGGGTTTACGAATCAGCACAAGGTGGCCAACGGAGCATCGGAACTTGTCTGTGAAATTTTTGGTGAATCGGGTCGCCATGTCAGGGTCGCCGTTGGTGTTCTTGCTCTTCCTCTTGATGCCAGTGTTGAGGTTGAATTGATCGCTTATTGCCCATTAATAAGAGATTAA
- a CDS encoding thiamine phosphate synthase: MPEKHPSLPRLMIVSSGGEHLSQKGLVLAQAQALARSAPVIFQIREKMLDSASIWRLCRQIAPLVNNSGSILTINERFDIALASKAGGVHLPESSCPADVVRKAARELLTGQSVHSKAAALKATSTGLDYLLFGPVFHTPSKEPFGPPQGLERLREICTKVRIPVFAVGGITPDKVPACLECGAWGVAALTPFLDASSMPETIKRFFSYISI, translated from the coding sequence ATGCCTGAAAAACACCCCTCACTCCCCCGGCTGATGATTGTCAGCAGTGGTGGCGAACATCTTTCTCAGAAAGGCCTTGTACTGGCACAGGCACAAGCTCTCGCCCGCTCTGCGCCGGTCATTTTCCAGATTCGGGAGAAAATGCTTGATTCTGCTTCTATTTGGCGCCTCTGCCGCCAAATAGCTCCGCTTGTCAATAATTCGGGGTCGATTCTCACCATCAACGAACGCTTCGACATCGCGCTTGCATCAAAGGCGGGCGGTGTTCATCTTCCCGAATCTTCATGCCCTGCCGATGTCGTCCGAAAAGCTGCACGAGAATTGCTTACCGGGCAAAGCGTACATAGCAAGGCGGCCGCATTGAAAGCCACTTCGACAGGCCTTGATTACCTCCTTTTCGGACCAGTATTCCATACGCCATCAAAAGAACCTTTCGGACCACCTCAGGGACTGGAACGTCTCCGGGAAATCTGCACGAAAGTACGCATACCTGTCTTCGCCGTCGGCGGCATCACGCCTGATAAAGTTCCGGCCTGCCTCGAATGCGGCGCGTGGGGCGTCGCCGCGCTCACCCCCTTTCTTGATGCTTCATCGATGCCGGAAACCATCAAACGCTTTTTCTCGTACATATCCATATGA
- the thiE gene encoding thiamine phosphate synthase produces the protein MSLPRRLLCVITDEHSDPIELARMALRGGAGMVQLRRKKASGRELYERALRIQELCREREALFIVNDRVDIALAMMADGVHLGQQDMPASAARALLGPDAIIGVSVSCVAEAVNAAEEGANYIGVGHIFPTYSKDKPSEPLGTAAIRPIRNAAQLPVIAIGGIGHNNAAEVIRAGASGIAVISAVSDSDDPETATRELVRRIRQ, from the coding sequence ATGAGCCTGCCACGAAGACTTCTTTGCGTCATCACTGATGAACACTCCGATCCCATCGAACTTGCCCGCATGGCCCTCCGGGGCGGGGCAGGGATGGTACAATTGCGACGAAAAAAAGCCTCAGGCCGAGAACTTTACGAGAGGGCCTTGAGGATTCAGGAGCTGTGCCGTGAGCGGGAAGCGCTCTTCATCGTCAACGACCGGGTCGATATTGCCCTGGCGATGATGGCTGACGGCGTGCATCTCGGCCAACAGGATATGCCTGCGTCCGCCGCACGCGCCCTGCTCGGCCCTGACGCGATCATCGGCGTCTCGGTCTCCTGCGTCGCCGAGGCAGTCAATGCCGCGGAAGAGGGCGCGAACTACATCGGGGTAGGACACATCTTCCCGACCTACTCCAAAGACAAACCCTCCGAGCCGCTCGGCACAGCGGCAATACGCCCGATCCGCAATGCCGCGCAATTACCGGTCATCGCCATCGGCGGCATCGGGCACAACAACGCCGCCGAGGTCATCCGTGCCGGCGCATCAGGCATCGCCGTTATCTCCGCAGTTTCCGACAGCGACGACCCCGAGACCGCCACTCGCGAGCTGGTAAGAAGAATCAGGCAATGA
- the thiD gene encoding bifunctional hydroxymethylpyrimidine kinase/phosphomethylpyrimidine kinase gives MMQDYITVLTIAGSDGSSGAGIQADLKTIAFNNCYGLSVITAVTAQNTLEVQSIHNIPPAFISEQFKTIVDDIRIDAVKIGMLGSPEAGETVVELIKSLDEVPVVLDTVLRSSSGKSLFEAATMQVMKRLFRIASLITPNLPEAALLTGRSKPPTTPAEIEVMAKDLQREGAKSVLVKGGHGEGDQCSDCLLHEGRFFWYANPKIDTLNTHGTGCTLSSAIACGLAKGLPMNEAVADAIGYTRKALQAGASWQLGHGNGPLEHFPGRRTECRPGKKQ, from the coding sequence ATGATGCAGGACTACATCACCGTACTAACCATCGCCGGATCGGACGGCAGCAGCGGGGCTGGCATCCAGGCCGACCTTAAAACCATTGCCTTCAACAACTGCTATGGCCTTAGCGTCATCACTGCTGTGACGGCGCAGAATACCCTTGAAGTACAGTCAATACACAACATTCCGCCCGCCTTCATCAGCGAGCAGTTCAAGACGATTGTCGACGATATTCGCATCGATGCGGTCAAGATCGGCATGCTGGGCTCACCGGAAGCGGGAGAAACAGTCGTTGAACTCATTAAAAGCCTCGATGAAGTTCCAGTCGTCCTCGACACCGTTTTGCGTTCATCGAGCGGAAAATCGCTTTTTGAGGCAGCAACCATGCAGGTGATGAAGCGGCTCTTTCGTATCGCCAGTCTGATTACCCCAAATCTGCCAGAGGCGGCATTACTGACAGGGCGCAGCAAGCCGCCGACAACGCCGGCGGAAATAGAAGTGATGGCGAAAGACTTGCAACGGGAAGGCGCAAAATCTGTTCTTGTCAAGGGAGGACATGGCGAGGGAGACCAATGCAGCGACTGCTTGTTGCACGAGGGACGGTTCTTTTGGTACGCAAACCCGAAAATCGATACGCTCAACACGCATGGCACCGGGTGCACGCTCTCGTCAGCCATAGCTTGCGGACTGGCAAAAGGCTTGCCGATGAATGAAGCTGTAGCAGACGCTATCGGCTATACAAGAAAAGCCCTGCAGGCTGGTGCATCATGGCAGCTGGGACACGGAAATGGGCCTCTGGAGCATTTTCCCGGCCGGAGAACCGAATGCCGACCGGGAAAGAAACAATAA
- a CDS encoding UDP-glucose dehydrogenase family protein, giving the protein MKITIFGSGYVGLVTGACFAEVGNEVMCVDIDENKINRLLSGEIPIYEPGLDTIVAENLREGRLKFTTRITDGVDFGLYQFIAVGTPPDEDGSADLSHVLSVAESIGRNMEDYRIVINKSTVPVGTADLVRETIRTVLEERGQAIDFDVVSNPEFLKEGDAVDDFMKPDRIIVGVDNPRTKELLRNLYAPFNRSHERFIAMDIRSAELTKYAANAMLATKISFMNEIANIAERAGADVEAVRRGIGSDSRIGFSFIYPGVGYGGSCFPKDVQALERTSRKLGYNSRILQAVEAVNDDQKLSLVSKIRDHFDGDLNGRVIAIWGLAFKPNTDDMREAPSRKVMEELWQAGATVRAYDPVAMDEARRIYGDRPDLLLVEHPDEALKGADALAIMTEWMVFRSPDFELIRRSLKEPVIFDGRNIYNPDMVEQLGISYYSIGRRPRLVR; this is encoded by the coding sequence ATGAAGATAACCATATTCGGTTCTGGTTACGTAGGGCTGGTTACCGGCGCCTGTTTTGCCGAGGTTGGCAATGAGGTTATGTGCGTCGATATCGACGAGAACAAGATCAATCGCCTCCTGAGTGGGGAGATTCCGATTTACGAGCCTGGCCTTGATACTATCGTTGCGGAAAACCTGCGTGAAGGACGCCTGAAATTTACCACCAGAATTACTGACGGTGTCGATTTCGGTCTGTACCAGTTTATCGCCGTCGGGACTCCGCCCGATGAGGATGGGTCGGCTGATCTGAGCCATGTGTTGAGCGTTGCCGAGAGCATCGGCCGCAATATGGAGGATTATCGTATCGTGATCAACAAATCGACGGTTCCGGTCGGTACGGCCGATCTGGTGCGCGAAACGATCAGGACAGTACTCGAAGAAAGGGGGCAGGCTATTGATTTCGACGTCGTGTCGAATCCCGAGTTTCTGAAAGAAGGCGATGCCGTGGACGATTTCATGAAGCCCGATCGCATCATCGTCGGAGTGGATAACCCGCGCACCAAGGAACTGCTGCGTAATCTGTACGCGCCGTTCAACCGCAGCCACGAGCGTTTTATCGCCATGGACATCCGCTCGGCGGAGTTGACCAAGTATGCGGCCAACGCCATGCTTGCCACCAAGATCAGCTTCATGAACGAGATCGCCAATATTGCCGAACGGGCTGGAGCGGATGTTGAAGCGGTGCGCCGGGGTATCGGCTCCGATTCGAGGATCGGCTTCTCCTTTATCTATCCCGGGGTAGGTTATGGCGGTTCCTGCTTTCCCAAGGATGTTCAGGCGCTGGAACGCACGTCCAGAAAGCTTGGCTATAATTCGCGAATTCTGCAAGCGGTCGAGGCGGTCAACGATGACCAGAAACTGAGCCTTGTTTCAAAGATTCGTGACCATTTCGACGGCGATCTCAATGGGCGCGTCATTGCGATTTGGGGGCTGGCGTTCAAGCCAAATACCGATGACATGCGCGAGGCTCCGAGCCGCAAGGTCATGGAAGAGCTTTGGCAGGCGGGGGCAACCGTCAGAGCCTACGATCCCGTTGCTATGGACGAGGCCCGCCGCATCTATGGTGACCGGCCCGATCTGTTATTGGTGGAGCATCCCGACGAGGCTCTCAAGGGCGCAGACGCGCTGGCCATCATGACGGAGTGGATGGTGTTTCGCAGTCCCGATTTCGAGCTGATCAGACGCTCTCTGAAAGAACCAGTAATTTTTGACGGCAGGAATATCTATAATCCTGATATGGTGGAGCAGCTGGGCATCAGCTACTACTCCATCGGTCGCCGTCCTCGCCTGGTGCGCTAA
- a CDS encoding biogenesis of lysosome-related organelles complex 1 subunit 2 yields MDRVALKPFRRIAVILLAGAVIATSTSCSRDERKKEEEKHLESMMSILVQVQKNLGRIRQKEAVVVRLSSDVEGRKPKSAEQIGREINTNIRFIDSTLSASKNLVTTLEKQNHESQYRIAALDRMTGQLKGELDKKSLELGTMKGEIAKLNRQIARLTNTVDVMDEVISDQEDQMVKAYYIVGTVDQLVSKGILVPSGPFYRFFGARPALANDFDLRPFRQVDITETRDIYFDKPVSRLHVITPHTKGSYELVGGKTSSLLLIRNEAEFWKKSRCLIIVVE; encoded by the coding sequence ATGGATAGAGTGGCTTTAAAGCCCTTCAGGCGCATCGCCGTTATTTTACTGGCAGGAGCGGTTATTGCTACGTCCACCTCTTGCAGCCGGGATGAGCGAAAAAAGGAGGAGGAAAAGCATCTCGAGTCGATGATGTCCATTCTTGTCCAGGTTCAGAAGAATCTTGGACGGATTCGCCAGAAAGAGGCTGTGGTCGTCCGGCTTTCGTCAGATGTGGAGGGGCGCAAGCCAAAGAGCGCCGAGCAGATCGGGCGCGAGATCAACACCAATATCCGCTTCATCGACTCCACGCTTTCGGCAAGCAAGAACCTTGTCACGACGCTTGAAAAGCAGAATCACGAGTCCCAATACCGCATCGCAGCGCTCGATCGCATGACCGGTCAGCTCAAAGGGGAGCTGGACAAGAAAAGTCTGGAACTTGGAACCATGAAAGGGGAGATTGCCAAGCTGAACCGGCAGATCGCCAGGCTGACCAACACGGTCGATGTTATGGATGAGGTTATCAGTGACCAGGAAGACCAGATGGTCAAGGCCTATTACATCGTCGGCACCGTCGATCAGCTCGTCTCAAAAGGGATTCTGGTTCCATCAGGCCCTTTTTACCGATTTTTTGGCGCACGGCCGGCTCTGGCCAACGATTTTGATCTGCGGCCATTCAGGCAGGTGGATATTACCGAAACAAGAGATATTTATTTTGACAAGCCAGTCAGTCGCCTGCATGTCATTACCCCACATACAAAAGGTTCCTATGAACTCGTTGGCGGCAAAACATCCTCGCTTCTGTTGATCAGGAACGAGGCGGAGTTCTGGAAAAAATCCCGATGCCTGATCATTGTCGTCGAATAA
- a CDS encoding esterase/lipase family protein, with translation MAEVRQNPVVIIPGVLFWDSLYEVMREALSTWIPAEKIAIAPVNLLDWIGFPPSPERSTNRVMAVLDRTVRTMASRFPGEPVTIVAHSGGGTVAMVYLLERPFQGDVYAVNGLVGRLVTLGTPFHTHEHFAKIKTDFIFKHLGPEFFQKYQIVSVVSNQYKGSLDGGMIEKMCYMFYRGVTDDGNLAGDGVVPARSCFLDGAENVTIPECEHLPAPHTKWYGTKDGVEQWIEWL, from the coding sequence ATGGCAGAGGTCAGACAGAATCCGGTAGTGATCATTCCGGGAGTGCTTTTCTGGGACTCTCTTTATGAGGTGATGAGGGAGGCCCTTTCAACCTGGATACCGGCAGAGAAGATTGCGATTGCCCCTGTCAATCTTCTCGACTGGATCGGGTTTCCACCATCGCCCGAGCGCTCGACCAACCGGGTTATGGCGGTATTGGATCGAACGGTGCGCACCATGGCCTCACGCTTTCCCGGCGAGCCGGTCACCATTGTCGCGCACAGCGGCGGCGGAACGGTTGCCATGGTCTATCTGCTGGAACGCCCGTTCCAGGGCGATGTTTACGCTGTTAATGGCTTGGTCGGCAGGCTGGTCACGCTCGGCACTCCATTTCATACCCACGAGCATTTCGCGAAAATCAAGACAGATTTTATTTTCAAGCATCTCGGGCCTGAATTTTTTCAGAAGTACCAGATAGTTTCGGTCGTCAGCAACCAGTATAAAGGCTCGCTCGATGGCGGCATGATCGAAAAAATGTGTTACATGTTTTACCGGGGAGTGACTGACGATGGAAATCTTGCCGGAGACGGGGTTGTTCCCGCGAGAAGCTGCTTTCTTGATGGCGCCGAAAATGTTACTATACCGGAATGCGAACATTTGCCAGCGCCGCATACAAAGTGGTATGGTACCAAAGATGGAGTTGAACAATGGATAGAGTGGCTTTAA
- a CDS encoding leucyl aminopeptidase, which translates to MKCTVTAKESGLVTADILVQFFSKKEMKRDAGKVLAGLGVVASPDGDFKASAGEIAMLYRQTSGKEASRVILAGVGEGKTAEDYRKAADSVARKTVDLHLGVLALDCSPIDDWAKQSKQKPEELAAILVEGVLSGAYRFDRLKSGKLDKEEDKDDKPKNIEELVLAGCGSRLEAVEKGSGKGMIIGLCQNRARDLVNLPGNHLSAEELADAAIEAGKRGGFEVTVLDKKKITELGMGGLLAVNKGSEQPPTFAILDYKPKGKAKKTVALVGKGVTFDSGGISLKPAQGMDEMKSDMSGAAAVIAAVEAAASLGLPLRVVGLVPATDNMPGGSAQKPGDVITTMSGITVEVGNTDAEGRLILADALTYAKKEYNPDVIIDLATLTGACIVALGNSVAGLFSNDDKLAESIFEAAQSSGEKVWRMPLWDEYDEMIKSDVADVHNTGGRGAGTITAAKFLEKFIDGHKHWAHIDIAGPAFLAKSGSKASGATGFGVRLLLDLLRRWS; encoded by the coding sequence ATGAAATGTACTGTTACGGCTAAAGAGAGCGGCCTGGTCACTGCCGATATTCTTGTTCAGTTCTTCAGCAAGAAAGAGATGAAACGCGATGCGGGGAAAGTTCTCGCGGGTCTGGGTGTCGTTGCGAGTCCCGATGGTGACTTCAAGGCTTCTGCTGGCGAGATTGCGATGCTGTACCGGCAGACCTCTGGCAAAGAGGCTTCGAGGGTGATTCTTGCCGGTGTCGGCGAAGGCAAAACCGCCGAAGATTATCGCAAGGCTGCCGATTCCGTCGCTCGAAAGACGGTTGATCTGCATCTTGGCGTTCTCGCTCTCGATTGCTCGCCGATCGATGATTGGGCCAAGCAGTCGAAGCAGAAACCGGAAGAACTGGCAGCCATTCTCGTAGAGGGCGTCCTGTCCGGAGCGTATCGCTTCGATCGCCTCAAGAGCGGCAAACTCGACAAGGAGGAGGACAAGGACGACAAGCCCAAAAATATCGAAGAACTGGTGCTTGCTGGATGCGGAAGCCGGCTTGAGGCTGTTGAGAAGGGTTCTGGAAAAGGGATGATTATTGGCTTGTGCCAGAACAGGGCAAGAGACCTGGTCAACCTGCCGGGGAATCATCTCTCTGCCGAAGAGCTGGCGGATGCCGCCATCGAAGCCGGTAAGCGGGGAGGCTTCGAGGTGACGGTGTTGGATAAAAAGAAGATCACCGAGCTTGGCATGGGCGGTCTTCTCGCCGTCAACAAGGGAAGTGAGCAGCCGCCGACCTTTGCCATTCTCGACTACAAGCCGAAAGGCAAGGCCAAAAAGACCGTTGCGCTGGTGGGCAAAGGCGTGACCTTCGATTCGGGCGGCATTTCGCTGAAGCCCGCCCAGGGAATGGATGAGATGAAATCGGATATGTCCGGAGCCGCTGCGGTGATCGCCGCAGTTGAAGCCGCCGCAAGCCTTGGTTTGCCGCTCAGGGTGGTTGGTCTCGTTCCGGCCACCGACAACATGCCAGGCGGCTCGGCGCAAAAACCTGGCGATGTGATCACGACCATGTCAGGTATCACGGTCGAGGTTGGCAACACCGATGCCGAGGGGCGTCTGATTCTTGCCGATGCGCTTACCTACGCCAAGAAGGAGTATAATCCTGATGTGATTATTGATTTAGCCACGCTGACCGGCGCATGCATCGTGGCGCTTGGCAATTCGGTGGCCGGACTTTTCAGCAATGATGACAAACTGGCGGAGAGTATTTTTGAGGCTGCCCAGTCTTCGGGCGAAAAGGTTTGGCGGATGCCGCTCTGGGATGAGTATGACGAGATGATCAAGTCCGACGTTGCCGATGTGCACAATACCGGTGGTCGCGGCGCAGGTACGATTACAGCGGCTAAATTTCTCGAGAAGTTCATCGACGGTCACAAGCACTGGGCGCATATTGACATCGCAGGCCCGGCATTTCTGGCAAAAAGCGGATCAAAGGCATCTGGAGCGACCGGTTTCGGTGTCCGTCTCCTCCTCGATCTGTTGAGGCGCTGGTCATAA
- a CDS encoding DHH family phosphoesterase produces MIIPEYGRTLTPEEWRPVIDEMLEATHIIFTTHENSDGDGLGSQVALALALKALGKEVAIFNPTEVPPNYLFLKELHDINLFRDRDEETMQEFFLADLLVVLDANLHDRIGRLWPHVEFAREMSRLKVLCVDHHLEPEDFADITVCETYASSTGELVCDLVTALELRTGQQLFTVEVASALYTAIMTDTGSFRFPKTTPYTYRLAGMLVEKGANPELVYDRIYNALTPEALKLLGLSLSSIKIIENGLISWLFITQDMLEQTGSKLFDTDLIIRYLLSVPTVKVAVLLVEMQDGRCKVSFRSRGKIYVNQLAKHHGGGGHMNAAGCLLRMSAEKAQLVILEDVRKFTLEQVDS; encoded by the coding sequence ATGATTATACCCGAATATGGCCGGACATTGACCCCTGAAGAGTGGAGGCCGGTCATCGATGAGATGCTGGAAGCCACGCACATTATTTTTACCACCCACGAAAATTCAGATGGCGACGGGCTTGGCAGCCAGGTCGCTCTTGCTCTCGCTCTCAAGGCTCTGGGCAAAGAGGTTGCGATTTTCAATCCAACGGAAGTGCCGCCGAACTATCTGTTCCTGAAGGAACTTCATGATATCAACCTTTTTCGCGACCGGGATGAGGAGACCATGCAGGAGTTTTTCCTTGCTGATCTCCTGGTCGTACTCGATGCCAATCTGCACGACCGTATCGGCAGACTTTGGCCACATGTGGAGTTCGCCAGGGAGATGAGCCGACTCAAAGTGCTTTGCGTTGATCATCATCTCGAACCGGAGGATTTTGCCGATATCACGGTGTGCGAAACCTACGCTTCTTCGACCGGTGAGCTTGTCTGTGATCTTGTTACCGCCCTGGAGCTACGTACCGGGCAGCAGCTGTTTACTGTCGAAGTGGCTTCAGCTCTCTATACAGCTATCATGACCGACACTGGCTCGTTCAGGTTTCCCAAAACTACTCCTTACACCTATCGACTTGCCGGAATGCTGGTTGAAAAAGGGGCCAACCCGGAGTTGGTTTACGACCGCATCTACAATGCCCTGACGCCGGAGGCGCTCAAGCTGCTTGGCCTGTCGCTTTCAAGCATCAAGATTATCGAGAATGGTTTGATATCCTGGCTTTTCATTACCCAGGATATGCTCGAACAGACCGGCAGCAAGTTGTTCGACACCGATCTTATTATTCGCTATCTTCTTAGTGTGCCGACTGTGAAGGTTGCCGTTCTTCTTGTTGAGATGCAGGATGGACGGTGCAAGGTCAGCTTCAGGTCGCGGGGCAAGATTTATGTCAACCAGTTGGCCAAACACCACGGCGGAGGTGGCCATATGAATGCTGCCGGTTGCCTGTTGAGAATGTCGGCAGAGAAGGCGCAACTCGTGATTCTGGAGGATGTCCGCAAGTTCACCCTCGAACAGGTGGACAGTTAA
- a CDS encoding winged helix-turn-helix domain-containing protein yields the protein MSPEPSKDKKDYNHQLLDKVIHARIRFAALAYLMSVPEASFVDIRDSIRATDGNLSIHLRKLEAARYVECMKSFESRKPLTNYRMTVEGREAFARYLRNVEKFCEDMPDLQVQTA from the coding sequence ATGTCTCCGGAACCATCGAAAGACAAAAAGGATTACAATCATCAGCTTCTCGACAAGGTTATCCATGCGAGAATTCGCTTTGCGGCACTGGCTTATCTGATGAGCGTCCCTGAAGCATCGTTCGTTGACATTCGCGATAGTATCAGAGCTACGGATGGAAATCTCAGTATTCATCTGAGAAAACTTGAAGCGGCGAGGTATGTGGAGTGCATGAAGAGTTTCGAGAGCCGCAAGCCCCTGACCAATTACCGGATGACCGTCGAGGGCCGGGAGGCTTTTGCCCGGTATCTCAGGAATGTGGAGAAATTCTGTGAAGATATGCCGGATTTGCAAGTGCAGACGGCCTGA